The Cloeon dipterum chromosome 3, ieCloDipt1.1, whole genome shotgun sequence genome includes a region encoding these proteins:
- the metro gene encoding MAGUK p55 subfamily member 7 isoform X2, translated as MSTALVMDNRNWDPALSRLLVTLEESRDDLPCTEEFAFLSELLQKQELHSLVHIHNKVLASTNTRDGRFNPVVDSSVQAALEALADVLPLIEQPKKSWDSRQNGQELLTLLQTPHIQGLLYAHDCIAQKDYYPVLPEVPIDIDEDEETIKIVQLVKSNEPLGATIKTDEETGKIVIARIMHGGAADRSGLIHVGDEVVEVNNICTEGKSPNDVLQILQNSEGTITFKLVPADAKGNLRESKVRVRAHFDYCATSDPYIPCKEAGLDFEKGDILHIVSQDDAYWWQARKEYDRNMRAGLIPSRALQEKRIVHERSLKGLDVANLGLCSLSVLPGCQSPKSPRCASKPRTKKIMYATAENDDFDREEIATYEEVAKLYPRPGLQRPVVLIGPPGIGRNELKRRLMALDPDKFKTTIPFTTRPIKHGEINGKEYYFVSREKMEEDIAAGKFLEHGEYKGNLYGTSADSVKSIINAGYVCILNPHYQALKMLRTPDIKPFVVYIKPPSFDILKETRHEAYARSTFDEANSRGFTDEEFEEIERSAARIEFLYGHWFDEVIENADLSIAFEHLVQAVQRLETEPLWVPASWVQ; from the exons ATGAGCACGGCCCTCGTCATGGACAACAGGAACTGGGACCCAG CACTGTCTCGTCTGCTGGTGACCCTTGAAGAGTCTCGGGACGACCTTCCATGCACCGAAGAGTTCGCCTTCCTCAGCGAGCTCCTCCAAAAGCAAGAGCTGCACTCGCTCGTGCACATCCACAACAAGGTTCTGGCCAGCACTAACACTAGGGACGGCCGGTTCAATCCCGTGGTCGACAGTTCTGTGCAGGCAGCCCTCGAAGCGCTCGCCGACGTCCTGCCATTAATCGAGCAGCCCAAAAAGTCTTGGGACAGCCGACAAAATGGACAGGAGCTGCTCACTTTGCTTCAAACGCCACATATACAG GGTCTGCTGTATGCGCACGATTGCATTGCACAGAAAGATTACTATCCCGTTCTACCTGAAGTGCCAATAGACATTGACGAGGAtgaagaaacaataaaaatagttcaaCTCGTGAAGAGCAACGAACCGCTG GGTGCTACCATTAAGACGGATGAAGAAACCGGCAAAATTGTGATTGCAAGAATCATGCATGGAGGTGCCGCCGATCGATCTGGTTTGATTCACGTTGGAGACGAAGTGGTTGAAGTGAACAACATATGCACTGAGGGAAAATCTCCTAATGATGTGCTTCAAATTTTG CAAAATTCTGAGGGAACAATTACATTCAAATTGGTGCCAGCCGATGCGAAAGGCAACTTGCGAGAGAGCAAGGTCCGAGTTCGGGCGCACTTTGACTACTGTGCGACCAGTGACCCTTACATTCCTTGCAAGGAGGCAGGCCTCGACTTTGAGAAGGGTGACATCTTGCACATAGTCAGCCAAGATGACGCCTACTG GTGGCAGGCTCGAAAGGAATATGACCGCAATATGCGAGCAGGTCTCATTCCAAGCAGAGCTCTCCAAGAGAAGAGAATCGTCCATGAGAGGTCTCTCAAGGGACTAGATGTTGCCAACCTTG GTCTGTGTTCTCTTTCAGTACTGCCAGGATGTCAGTCCCCAAAATCCCCAAGGTGTGCCTCAAAACCCAGAACTAAAAAGATAATGTATGCAACCGCAGAGAATGACGACTTCGATCGTGAAGAAATCGCTACCTATGAAGAGGTGGCCAAGCTCTATCCCAGACCAGGGCTTCAGCGGCCTGTCGTGCTCATTGGCCCCCCTGGCATTGGTCGCAACGAACTAAAACGGAGACTTATGGCCCTTGACCCGGACAAATTCAAAACTACTATACCTT TTACAACCAGACCAATTAAGCACGGAGAGATCAATGGTAAAGAGTACTACTTCGTAAGTAGAGAAAAAATGGAGGAAGACATTGCTGCTGGTAAATTCCTTGAGCATGGCGAATATAAGGGCAACCTTTATGGGACATCAGCTGACAGTGTCAAATCAATAATCAACGCTGGATATGTCTGCATTCTAAACCCTCACTACCAG GCCCTCAAAATGTTGAGAACACCTGATATAAAGCCCTTTGTGGTTTACATTAAACCACCATCCTTTGACATTCTAAAAGAGACACGCCATGAAGCATACGCCAGATCTACTTTTGACGAGGCTAACTCAAGAGGCTTCACG GACGAAGAGTTTGAAGAAATTGAGCGAAGCGCTGCCAGAATTGAATTTCTCTACGGACACTGGTTTGACGAAGTAATTGAAAATGCCGACCTCTCTATAGCATTCGAGCATTTGGTGCAAGCAGTTCAAAGGCTGGAAACAGAGCCCCTGTGGGTGCCTGCAAGCTGGGTGCAGTAG
- the metro gene encoding MAGUK p55 subfamily member 7 isoform X4, producing MSTALVMDNRNWDPALSRLLVTLEESRDDLPCTEEFAFLSELLQKQELHSLVHIHNKVLASTNTRDGRFNPVVDSSVQAALEALADVLPLIEQPKKSWDSRQNGQELLTLLQTPHIQGLLYAHDCIAQKDYYPVLPEVPIDIDEDEETIKIVQLVKSNEPLGATIKTDEETGKIVIARIMHGGAADRSGLIHVGDEVVEVNNICTEGKSPNDVLQILQNSEGTITFKLVPADAKGNLRESKVRVRAHFDYCATSDPYIPCKEAGLDFEKGDILHIVSQDDAYWWQARKEYDRNMRAGLIPSRALQEKRIVHERSLKGLDVANLENDDFDREEIATYEEVAKLYPRPGLQRPVVLIGPPGIGRNELKRRLMALDPDKFKTTIPFTTRPIKHGEINGKEYYFVSREKMEEDIAAGKFLEHGEYKGNLYGTSADSVKSIINAGYVCILNPHYQALKMLRTPDIKPFVVYIKPPSFDILKETRHEAYARSTFDEANSRGFTDEEFEEIERSAARIEFLYGHWFDEVIENADLSIAFEHLVQAVQRLETEPLWVPASWVQ from the exons ATGAGCACGGCCCTCGTCATGGACAACAGGAACTGGGACCCAG CACTGTCTCGTCTGCTGGTGACCCTTGAAGAGTCTCGGGACGACCTTCCATGCACCGAAGAGTTCGCCTTCCTCAGCGAGCTCCTCCAAAAGCAAGAGCTGCACTCGCTCGTGCACATCCACAACAAGGTTCTGGCCAGCACTAACACTAGGGACGGCCGGTTCAATCCCGTGGTCGACAGTTCTGTGCAGGCAGCCCTCGAAGCGCTCGCCGACGTCCTGCCATTAATCGAGCAGCCCAAAAAGTCTTGGGACAGCCGACAAAATGGACAGGAGCTGCTCACTTTGCTTCAAACGCCACATATACAG GGTCTGCTGTATGCGCACGATTGCATTGCACAGAAAGATTACTATCCCGTTCTACCTGAAGTGCCAATAGACATTGACGAGGAtgaagaaacaataaaaatagttcaaCTCGTGAAGAGCAACGAACCGCTG GGTGCTACCATTAAGACGGATGAAGAAACCGGCAAAATTGTGATTGCAAGAATCATGCATGGAGGTGCCGCCGATCGATCTGGTTTGATTCACGTTGGAGACGAAGTGGTTGAAGTGAACAACATATGCACTGAGGGAAAATCTCCTAATGATGTGCTTCAAATTTTG CAAAATTCTGAGGGAACAATTACATTCAAATTGGTGCCAGCCGATGCGAAAGGCAACTTGCGAGAGAGCAAGGTCCGAGTTCGGGCGCACTTTGACTACTGTGCGACCAGTGACCCTTACATTCCTTGCAAGGAGGCAGGCCTCGACTTTGAGAAGGGTGACATCTTGCACATAGTCAGCCAAGATGACGCCTACTG GTGGCAGGCTCGAAAGGAATATGACCGCAATATGCGAGCAGGTCTCATTCCAAGCAGAGCTCTCCAAGAGAAGAGAATCGTCCATGAGAGGTCTCTCAAGGGACTAGATGTTGCCAACCTTG AGAATGACGACTTCGATCGTGAAGAAATCGCTACCTATGAAGAGGTGGCCAAGCTCTATCCCAGACCAGGGCTTCAGCGGCCTGTCGTGCTCATTGGCCCCCCTGGCATTGGTCGCAACGAACTAAAACGGAGACTTATGGCCCTTGACCCGGACAAATTCAAAACTACTATACCTT TTACAACCAGACCAATTAAGCACGGAGAGATCAATGGTAAAGAGTACTACTTCGTAAGTAGAGAAAAAATGGAGGAAGACATTGCTGCTGGTAAATTCCTTGAGCATGGCGAATATAAGGGCAACCTTTATGGGACATCAGCTGACAGTGTCAAATCAATAATCAACGCTGGATATGTCTGCATTCTAAACCCTCACTACCAG GCCCTCAAAATGTTGAGAACACCTGATATAAAGCCCTTTGTGGTTTACATTAAACCACCATCCTTTGACATTCTAAAAGAGACACGCCATGAAGCATACGCCAGATCTACTTTTGACGAGGCTAACTCAAGAGGCTTCACG GACGAAGAGTTTGAAGAAATTGAGCGAAGCGCTGCCAGAATTGAATTTCTCTACGGACACTGGTTTGACGAAGTAATTGAAAATGCCGACCTCTCTATAGCATTCGAGCATTTGGTGCAAGCAGTTCAAAGGCTGGAAACAGAGCCCCTGTGGGTGCCTGCAAGCTGGGTGCAGTAG
- the metro gene encoding MAGUK p55 subfamily member 7 isoform X3, producing MSTALVMDNRNWDPALSRLLVTLEESRDDLPCTEEFAFLSELLQKQELHSLVHIHNKVLASTNTRDGRFNPVVDSSVQAALEALADVLPLIEQPKKSWDSRQNGQELLTLLQTPHIQGLLYAHDCIAQKDYYPVLPEVPIDIDEDEETIKIVQLVKSNEPLEGAKSAEPIVGATIKTDEETGKIVIARIMHGGAADRSGLIHVGDEVVEVNNICTEGKSPNDVLQILQNSEGTITFKLVPADAKGNLRESKVRVRAHFDYCATSDPYIPCKEAGLDFEKGDILHIVSQDDAYWWQARKEYDRNMRAGLIPSRALQEKRIVHERSLKGLDVANLENDDFDREEIATYEEVAKLYPRPGLQRPVVLIGPPGIGRNELKRRLMALDPDKFKTTIPFTTRPIKHGEINGKEYYFVSREKMEEDIAAGKFLEHGEYKGNLYGTSADSVKSIINAGYVCILNPHYQALKMLRTPDIKPFVVYIKPPSFDILKETRHEAYARSTFDEANSRGFTDEEFEEIERSAARIEFLYGHWFDEVIENADLSIAFEHLVQAVQRLETEPLWVPASWVQ from the exons ATGAGCACGGCCCTCGTCATGGACAACAGGAACTGGGACCCAG CACTGTCTCGTCTGCTGGTGACCCTTGAAGAGTCTCGGGACGACCTTCCATGCACCGAAGAGTTCGCCTTCCTCAGCGAGCTCCTCCAAAAGCAAGAGCTGCACTCGCTCGTGCACATCCACAACAAGGTTCTGGCCAGCACTAACACTAGGGACGGCCGGTTCAATCCCGTGGTCGACAGTTCTGTGCAGGCAGCCCTCGAAGCGCTCGCCGACGTCCTGCCATTAATCGAGCAGCCCAAAAAGTCTTGGGACAGCCGACAAAATGGACAGGAGCTGCTCACTTTGCTTCAAACGCCACATATACAG GGTCTGCTGTATGCGCACGATTGCATTGCACAGAAAGATTACTATCCCGTTCTACCTGAAGTGCCAATAGACATTGACGAGGAtgaagaaacaataaaaatagttcaaCTCGTGAAGAGCAACGAACCGCTG GAGGGCGCTAAAAGCGCTGAGCCAATTGTG GGTGCTACCATTAAGACGGATGAAGAAACCGGCAAAATTGTGATTGCAAGAATCATGCATGGAGGTGCCGCCGATCGATCTGGTTTGATTCACGTTGGAGACGAAGTGGTTGAAGTGAACAACATATGCACTGAGGGAAAATCTCCTAATGATGTGCTTCAAATTTTG CAAAATTCTGAGGGAACAATTACATTCAAATTGGTGCCAGCCGATGCGAAAGGCAACTTGCGAGAGAGCAAGGTCCGAGTTCGGGCGCACTTTGACTACTGTGCGACCAGTGACCCTTACATTCCTTGCAAGGAGGCAGGCCTCGACTTTGAGAAGGGTGACATCTTGCACATAGTCAGCCAAGATGACGCCTACTG GTGGCAGGCTCGAAAGGAATATGACCGCAATATGCGAGCAGGTCTCATTCCAAGCAGAGCTCTCCAAGAGAAGAGAATCGTCCATGAGAGGTCTCTCAAGGGACTAGATGTTGCCAACCTTG AGAATGACGACTTCGATCGTGAAGAAATCGCTACCTATGAAGAGGTGGCCAAGCTCTATCCCAGACCAGGGCTTCAGCGGCCTGTCGTGCTCATTGGCCCCCCTGGCATTGGTCGCAACGAACTAAAACGGAGACTTATGGCCCTTGACCCGGACAAATTCAAAACTACTATACCTT TTACAACCAGACCAATTAAGCACGGAGAGATCAATGGTAAAGAGTACTACTTCGTAAGTAGAGAAAAAATGGAGGAAGACATTGCTGCTGGTAAATTCCTTGAGCATGGCGAATATAAGGGCAACCTTTATGGGACATCAGCTGACAGTGTCAAATCAATAATCAACGCTGGATATGTCTGCATTCTAAACCCTCACTACCAG GCCCTCAAAATGTTGAGAACACCTGATATAAAGCCCTTTGTGGTTTACATTAAACCACCATCCTTTGACATTCTAAAAGAGACACGCCATGAAGCATACGCCAGATCTACTTTTGACGAGGCTAACTCAAGAGGCTTCACG GACGAAGAGTTTGAAGAAATTGAGCGAAGCGCTGCCAGAATTGAATTTCTCTACGGACACTGGTTTGACGAAGTAATTGAAAATGCCGACCTCTCTATAGCATTCGAGCATTTGGTGCAAGCAGTTCAAAGGCTGGAAACAGAGCCCCTGTGGGTGCCTGCAAGCTGGGTGCAGTAG
- the metro gene encoding MAGUK p55 subfamily member 7 isoform X1: MSTALVMDNRNWDPALSRLLVTLEESRDDLPCTEEFAFLSELLQKQELHSLVHIHNKVLASTNTRDGRFNPVVDSSVQAALEALADVLPLIEQPKKSWDSRQNGQELLTLLQTPHIQGLLYAHDCIAQKDYYPVLPEVPIDIDEDEETIKIVQLVKSNEPLEGAKSAEPIVGATIKTDEETGKIVIARIMHGGAADRSGLIHVGDEVVEVNNICTEGKSPNDVLQILQNSEGTITFKLVPADAKGNLRESKVRVRAHFDYCATSDPYIPCKEAGLDFEKGDILHIVSQDDAYWWQARKEYDRNMRAGLIPSRALQEKRIVHERSLKGLDVANLGLCSLSVLPGCQSPKSPRCASKPRTKKIMYATAENDDFDREEIATYEEVAKLYPRPGLQRPVVLIGPPGIGRNELKRRLMALDPDKFKTTIPFTTRPIKHGEINGKEYYFVSREKMEEDIAAGKFLEHGEYKGNLYGTSADSVKSIINAGYVCILNPHYQALKMLRTPDIKPFVVYIKPPSFDILKETRHEAYARSTFDEANSRGFTDEEFEEIERSAARIEFLYGHWFDEVIENADLSIAFEHLVQAVQRLETEPLWVPASWVQ; encoded by the exons ATGAGCACGGCCCTCGTCATGGACAACAGGAACTGGGACCCAG CACTGTCTCGTCTGCTGGTGACCCTTGAAGAGTCTCGGGACGACCTTCCATGCACCGAAGAGTTCGCCTTCCTCAGCGAGCTCCTCCAAAAGCAAGAGCTGCACTCGCTCGTGCACATCCACAACAAGGTTCTGGCCAGCACTAACACTAGGGACGGCCGGTTCAATCCCGTGGTCGACAGTTCTGTGCAGGCAGCCCTCGAAGCGCTCGCCGACGTCCTGCCATTAATCGAGCAGCCCAAAAAGTCTTGGGACAGCCGACAAAATGGACAGGAGCTGCTCACTTTGCTTCAAACGCCACATATACAG GGTCTGCTGTATGCGCACGATTGCATTGCACAGAAAGATTACTATCCCGTTCTACCTGAAGTGCCAATAGACATTGACGAGGAtgaagaaacaataaaaatagttcaaCTCGTGAAGAGCAACGAACCGCTG GAGGGCGCTAAAAGCGCTGAGCCAATTGTG GGTGCTACCATTAAGACGGATGAAGAAACCGGCAAAATTGTGATTGCAAGAATCATGCATGGAGGTGCCGCCGATCGATCTGGTTTGATTCACGTTGGAGACGAAGTGGTTGAAGTGAACAACATATGCACTGAGGGAAAATCTCCTAATGATGTGCTTCAAATTTTG CAAAATTCTGAGGGAACAATTACATTCAAATTGGTGCCAGCCGATGCGAAAGGCAACTTGCGAGAGAGCAAGGTCCGAGTTCGGGCGCACTTTGACTACTGTGCGACCAGTGACCCTTACATTCCTTGCAAGGAGGCAGGCCTCGACTTTGAGAAGGGTGACATCTTGCACATAGTCAGCCAAGATGACGCCTACTG GTGGCAGGCTCGAAAGGAATATGACCGCAATATGCGAGCAGGTCTCATTCCAAGCAGAGCTCTCCAAGAGAAGAGAATCGTCCATGAGAGGTCTCTCAAGGGACTAGATGTTGCCAACCTTG GTCTGTGTTCTCTTTCAGTACTGCCAGGATGTCAGTCCCCAAAATCCCCAAGGTGTGCCTCAAAACCCAGAACTAAAAAGATAATGTATGCAACCGCAGAGAATGACGACTTCGATCGTGAAGAAATCGCTACCTATGAAGAGGTGGCCAAGCTCTATCCCAGACCAGGGCTTCAGCGGCCTGTCGTGCTCATTGGCCCCCCTGGCATTGGTCGCAACGAACTAAAACGGAGACTTATGGCCCTTGACCCGGACAAATTCAAAACTACTATACCTT TTACAACCAGACCAATTAAGCACGGAGAGATCAATGGTAAAGAGTACTACTTCGTAAGTAGAGAAAAAATGGAGGAAGACATTGCTGCTGGTAAATTCCTTGAGCATGGCGAATATAAGGGCAACCTTTATGGGACATCAGCTGACAGTGTCAAATCAATAATCAACGCTGGATATGTCTGCATTCTAAACCCTCACTACCAG GCCCTCAAAATGTTGAGAACACCTGATATAAAGCCCTTTGTGGTTTACATTAAACCACCATCCTTTGACATTCTAAAAGAGACACGCCATGAAGCATACGCCAGATCTACTTTTGACGAGGCTAACTCAAGAGGCTTCACG GACGAAGAGTTTGAAGAAATTGAGCGAAGCGCTGCCAGAATTGAATTTCTCTACGGACACTGGTTTGACGAAGTAATTGAAAATGCCGACCTCTCTATAGCATTCGAGCATTTGGTGCAAGCAGTTCAAAGGCTGGAAACAGAGCCCCTGTGGGTGCCTGCAAGCTGGGTGCAGTAG